The segment TGCAGGCGTCGCGGCCCAGCACCTCGTAGGGGCTGTCGTATTCCGCCAGGATGTCCTGATCAGCCTTTGATCCCTTCATCTGCTTGGCGGTGCGGAACAGTTGCAGTGTGCCCTGTTCGCGCCCCTCGTAGTCGATGCCGGTCTCGGCGATCAGATCGGGCATCACGTCGCGTGAATAGTTCGATATGCGGACCATCCGCCCCTTGTTGGTGCGATAGCTGTCGTCGTTGCAATTGCGGATCATCTGCCACGACCATTTCCACATAGTCGGGCTGATCAGTGGCCAGATGAACAATGGGCGGCGTTTCATGAACAACCACTTTATCGCCTTCACGGGGATACCGGGGGCCGCCCAGGGCGAGGTCATGCCATAGCTCAGCTCACCGGCGTTGGCATAGCTGGTCTCAAGCCCCGGACCCGCCTGCCGGTCAAGCACCACAACCTCGGCCCCGCCTTTGGCAAGGTAATATGCGGTGGTGACGCCGATGACGCCTGCGCCCATCACAACGACTTTCATGATCCGGCTCCTCCTGTTGGGATTTCCGGATCAGTGTGACGGGGAGTCGCGGCGATCACAAGGATGACACATCTGTGGGTGGTCGTGGGGTGGACAGCACATCAGACTGCGCCACAAAAAGAAACAGCCGCACGGGGTGGGCCCGCGCGGCTGTTGCTGCCATCCCCGCAGGGACAACGAGGCAGGTGCCTCAATCTTCGTCGTTGTCGTCCGAACGCGAGGGACGATCGTCGTCGTCGTCCATTCCAGCAGCGCCAAGATCGTCGAACAGCTCGGCGATCTCGAACTCTGCAGCGGCCTCTTCTTCGGCTGCCAGTTCCTGGATCGACTTGCCTGCCGCCTGCAGTTCCGCCTCTTCGGGCGAGCGGGCGATGTTCAGGGCTATGGTCACGGTCACTTCGGGGTGCAGCACCACCGAAACGTCGTGAATACCCAGGTCCTTGATCGGCGCAATGATGACGACCTGCTTGCGGTCGACCGAGAAGCCAGCCTCGGTCGCGGCTTCGGCGCAGTCACGGGTGGTGACCGAACCATAGAGGCTGCCGCCGTCCGAAGCCGAGCGAATTACGACGAACTGCTGTCCATCGAGACGGTCGCCCAGGGCTTCTGCTTCCTGGCGGGTTTCCAGGTTGCGTGCTTCGAGCTGCGCTTTCTGCGTCTCGAAATTGGCGATGTTGGCGGGCGATGCGCTCAGGGCCTTGCCCTGTGTCAGCAGATAGTTGCGCGCGTATCCGGGCTTGACGTCGACGACGTCGCCCATCTGGCCCAGCTTGGCCACACGTTCCAAAAGGATCACTTGCATGTCTTCGCTCCTTATTTCACGGCGTAGGGCAGGAGGGCGAGAAAGCGGGCGCGTTTGATCGCGCGCGACAGTTCGCGCTGCTTCTTGGCCGAGACGGCGGTGATGCGCGACGGCACGATCTTGCCACGCTC is part of the Puniceibacterium sp. IMCC21224 genome and harbors:
- the rplI gene encoding 50S ribosomal protein L9, whose protein sequence is MQVILLERVAKLGQMGDVVDVKPGYARNYLLTQGKALSASPANIANFETQKAQLEARNLETRQEAEALGDRLDGQQFVVIRSASDGGSLYGSVTTRDCAEAATEAGFSVDRKQVVIIAPIKDLGIHDVSVVLHPEVTVTIALNIARSPEEAELQAAGKSIQELAAEEEAAAEFEIAELFDDLGAAGMDDDDDRPSRSDDNDED
- the rpsR gene encoding 30S ribosomal protein S18 — protein: MAAKPFFRRRKVCPFSGDNAPAIDYKDTKLLQRYISERGKIVPSRITAVSAKKQRELSRAIKRARFLALLPYAVK